In a single window of the Olivibacter sp. SDN3 genome:
- a CDS encoding ABC transporter ATP-binding protein, which translates to MSSPLIDIKEIGRKYVIGAETIHALKSVTLQINKGEFVALMGPSGSGKSTLMNILGCLDTPTRGDYILNGIRVSDMTDDELAEVRNEEIGFVFQTFNLLPRSTSLDNVALPLIYAGLNKTARVEKAQKALESVNLGNRVDHKPNELSGGQRQRVAIARALINDPSIILADEPTGNLDTKTSVEIMGLLEEIHSKGNTIVLVTHEEDIAQHAHRIVRMRDGLIEDDYPNPEIKNVSPRLAALKEKGTDFEGI; encoded by the coding sequence ATGTCATCACCACTTATAGATATTAAAGAAATCGGCAGGAAATATGTCATTGGTGCAGAAACCATTCATGCTTTAAAGTCAGTTACCCTACAAATCAACAAAGGCGAATTTGTGGCATTAATGGGACCTTCAGGGTCTGGGAAATCAACCCTGATGAATATCTTGGGCTGTTTGGACACGCCAACCCGAGGGGATTATATACTAAATGGTATTCGGGTAAGTGATATGACAGATGATGAGCTGGCGGAGGTACGGAATGAAGAGATCGGTTTTGTTTTCCAAACCTTTAATCTTTTACCGAGATCTACCTCTTTGGATAACGTGGCATTACCTCTTATTTATGCGGGATTGAATAAAACGGCGCGCGTAGAGAAAGCACAGAAGGCTTTGGAGAGCGTTAATCTTGGTAATAGAGTAGATCATAAGCCGAATGAGTTATCGGGTGGACAGCGTCAACGTGTAGCCATTGCGCGTGCTTTAATTAACGATCCGTCTATCATTTTGGCCGACGAACCTACTGGTAATCTAGATACCAAAACTTCCGTTGAAATCATGGGGTTATTGGAAGAAATACACTCCAAAGGAAACACTATTGTATTGGTTACCCATGAAGAAGATATTGCGCAGCATGCCCACCGCATTGTACGGATGCGTGATGGATTAATTGAAGATGATTATCCCAACCCGGAGATCAAGAACGTCTCACCAAGGTTAGCAGCGCTAAAAGAAAAAGGTACTGATTTCGAAGGGATTTAA
- a CDS encoding lysophospholipid acyltransferase family protein, producing the protein MFIRLLRKVHLGIYVFWVVFFFCLFYPFLYFASKNPDRHFSLIVNIRKTVAWLSTFCSGFFYKVSFSAPIDWSRTYVICPNHTSLLDISFVAIICKLDFSFMGKVELLNNPVTRIFFNTIDIPVNRLSNISSYRAFKQAQSRLAANKSVVIFPEGRIDDTYPPILQSFKNGPFKLAIENQVPILPLVMRDVWKLLWDEGRKGSKPGFCRIEVLEPIETHNFKPEDADLLKDMVFRSFTTYLN; encoded by the coding sequence ATGTTCATCAGACTGTTGAGGAAAGTCCATCTAGGTATTTATGTTTTTTGGGTGGTTTTCTTTTTTTGCCTGTTTTACCCCTTTCTTTATTTTGCCTCCAAAAATCCAGATAGACATTTCTCGTTAATAGTAAATATACGCAAAACGGTAGCCTGGTTAAGCACGTTTTGCAGTGGCTTTTTCTACAAAGTATCTTTTTCCGCACCGATTGATTGGTCAAGAACCTATGTTATCTGCCCCAACCACACTTCGTTATTAGATATTTCTTTTGTAGCTATAATATGTAAATTGGATTTCTCTTTCATGGGAAAAGTGGAGTTGTTAAATAACCCAGTTACGCGTATCTTTTTCAATACCATCGACATACCTGTAAACCGACTGAGCAATATTTCATCATATCGCGCTTTTAAACAGGCGCAATCACGTCTTGCAGCTAACAAAAGTGTGGTCATCTTTCCTGAAGGTAGAATCGACGATACCTATCCTCCTATATTGCAGTCTTTTAAAAATGGACCGTTTAAATTGGCAATTGAAAATCAAGTGCCTATTTTACCCCTTGTTATGCGTGATGTTTGGAAGTTGTTATGGGATGAAGGGCGGAAGGGGAGCAAACCTGGTTTTTGCCGCATTGAAGTATTAGAACCCATCGAAACGCACAATTTTAAACCAGAAGACGCCGATTTACTAAAAGATATGGTTTTTAGGTCGTTTACCACCTATTTAAATTAG
- a CDS encoding DEAD/DEAH box helicase has protein sequence MNFNDFNFDERLHEGLSSMGFKTPTPIQSETIPIISNKHDLIACAQTGTGKTASYLLPIMDAICKDTDRPAISALILAPTRELAVQIDQQIEGLAYFTGISSIAVYGGGDGIGYEQQRKALREGVDIVIATPGRLIAHITSGSSLLNNIRFLVLDEADRMLDMGFKDDISRIARQLPTQRQTLLFSATMPPKIRTFSKTMLNSPQQVNIAISQPAEKIKQLQYRVFDEQKTALAKFVLSAEDYKSVIIFSSTKENVKQLDKELHKSNLKVKAFHSDLAQEEREKILLEFKNRQLNVLVGTDVLSRGIDIEGIDLVINYDVPSDPEDYIHRIGRTARAERTGTAITFVNNRDYRKLLSIEKLMERKVEEGLLPEFLGEGPKIVPIQKRGNKKRKGNGGKGKHKFFNKKGKKENSGESKAS, from the coding sequence TTGAATTTTAACGATTTTAATTTTGACGAAAGGCTTCATGAAGGCCTGAGTAGCATGGGTTTCAAAACCCCTACACCTATCCAGTCAGAAACTATTCCCATTATATCAAATAAACATGATCTTATAGCATGCGCACAGACAGGTACCGGGAAGACTGCGTCCTATCTTTTGCCGATAATGGATGCCATCTGTAAGGATACAGATAGACCTGCTATAAGCGCTTTGATCTTAGCGCCAACAAGAGAGCTAGCGGTACAGATAGACCAACAGATAGAAGGTTTAGCCTATTTTACCGGTATAAGCTCTATCGCCGTGTATGGTGGCGGAGACGGGATTGGGTATGAACAACAACGTAAGGCCCTCCGGGAAGGCGTAGACATTGTTATCGCAACACCTGGGAGGCTTATTGCCCATATCACTTCGGGATCCTCCCTGTTGAACAATATACGGTTTTTGGTATTAGACGAGGCCGATAGGATGTTGGACATGGGCTTTAAAGATGATATTTCGCGTATTGCCCGACAGCTCCCAACGCAGAGGCAAACCCTATTGTTTTCTGCTACCATGCCCCCCAAGATACGTACGTTTTCAAAAACAATGCTCAACTCTCCCCAACAGGTAAATATAGCTATTTCGCAACCTGCAGAGAAAATCAAGCAATTACAGTATCGGGTGTTTGACGAACAAAAAACAGCTTTAGCCAAGTTCGTGCTGTCGGCGGAAGATTATAAAAGTGTTATTATCTTCTCCTCGACAAAAGAAAATGTCAAACAGCTGGATAAAGAACTTCATAAAAGTAACCTTAAGGTTAAAGCTTTCCATTCAGATCTGGCACAGGAAGAGCGGGAGAAAATTTTGCTTGAATTCAAGAACAGGCAATTAAACGTGCTCGTTGGAACAGACGTGCTATCGCGGGGTATTGATATTGAGGGTATCGATTTGGTCATCAATTATGACGTGCCTTCAGATCCCGAAGATTATATTCACCGAATAGGTCGTACGGCCCGGGCAGAACGTACTGGTACGGCTATTACCTTTGTTAACAATCGGGATTATAGAAAATTGCTTTCGATAGAGAAATTGATGGAGCGAAAGGTAGAGGAAGGTCTTTTGCCCGAATTCCTAGGAGAGGGACCGAAGATTGTACCTATTCAAAAAAGAGGGAACAAGAAAAGAAAAGGAAACGGCGGTAAGGGCAAGCACAAATTTTTTAATAAAAAAGGAAAGAAAGAGAACAGTGGAGAATCTAAAGCCTCTTAG
- a CDS encoding CTP synthase, whose translation MTKYIFVTGGVTSSLGKGIISASLAKLLQARGYRVTIQKFDPYINIDPGTLNPYEHGECFVTEDGAETDLDLGHYERFLNTSTSQANNVTTGRIYQHVIARERAGDYLGKTVQVVPHITDEIKRRMRLLGETGEYDIVITELGGTVGDIESLPFIEAVRQLRWELGNNDSLVIHLTLVPYLAAAGELKTKPTQHSVKMLLEYGIQPDVLVCRTEHRIGHDIRKKIALFCNVNINAVIESADASSIYDVPLLMLKEQLDKTVLAKLKLSNKNEPDLENWKAFLGRIKNPTSEVKIGLVGKYIELPDAYKSINEAFIHAGAKNECKVTVKSIAAESIDKENVVEKLKGLHGVLVAPGFGERGLDGKITAIQYVRENNIPFFGICLGMQIAVIEFARNVLRLKGANSFEMDAKTKHPVINLMEEQKNIKNMGGTMRLGAYPCELKKGTKAAHIYGKARISERHRHRYEFNNKYLKQFEEAGMVASGINPDNNLVEIIELKNHPFFVAGQFHPELKSTVANPHPLFVNFVAASLAKAEKRK comes from the coding sequence ATGACCAAATACATCTTTGTTACGGGCGGTGTTACTTCATCTTTAGGTAAAGGTATCATTTCGGCTTCATTAGCAAAACTACTTCAAGCGAGAGGGTACAGAGTTACCATTCAAAAATTTGATCCTTACATTAATATCGATCCGGGTACCTTGAACCCCTACGAACACGGAGAGTGTTTTGTAACCGAAGACGGCGCCGAAACAGATCTTGATCTTGGCCATTATGAACGTTTTTTGAACACTTCTACCTCACAAGCCAATAATGTAACTACCGGACGAATTTATCAGCATGTTATCGCGCGTGAACGTGCAGGTGACTACCTGGGTAAAACGGTACAGGTTGTTCCGCATATAACCGATGAAATAAAAAGGCGTATGCGGCTTTTGGGTGAAACAGGTGAGTATGATATTGTGATTACCGAGCTCGGCGGGACAGTGGGTGATATCGAGTCCTTACCTTTCATTGAAGCGGTTCGGCAGTTACGTTGGGAGTTAGGTAACAACGATTCACTGGTGATTCACCTAACGCTCGTTCCTTATCTGGCTGCCGCGGGCGAATTAAAGACAAAACCAACACAGCACTCGGTTAAAATGCTGTTGGAATATGGTATTCAACCTGACGTCTTAGTTTGCAGAACGGAGCATAGAATCGGTCATGATATTCGGAAAAAAATAGCGCTATTCTGTAACGTTAACATAAATGCGGTCATCGAATCGGCCGATGCATCATCCATTTACGATGTACCCTTGTTGATGTTAAAAGAGCAATTGGACAAAACGGTACTTGCTAAATTGAAATTATCCAATAAAAATGAACCTGATCTGGAAAACTGGAAAGCTTTTTTAGGACGCATTAAAAATCCAACTTCCGAGGTAAAAATCGGGTTGGTTGGTAAATATATTGAACTTCCTGATGCGTATAAGTCTATTAACGAAGCTTTTATACATGCAGGCGCCAAAAATGAGTGTAAGGTTACCGTTAAAAGTATTGCGGCCGAAAGTATCGATAAGGAAAATGTAGTGGAAAAGCTAAAAGGTTTACATGGCGTTTTAGTTGCCCCCGGATTTGGAGAACGCGGCCTGGATGGTAAGATAACAGCTATTCAATATGTAAGAGAAAATAATATACCCTTCTTTGGCATATGTTTGGGCATGCAGATTGCCGTAATCGAATTTGCACGCAATGTGCTGCGCTTAAAAGGTGCCAATAGTTTTGAAATGGATGCTAAAACTAAGCACCCTGTTATCAACCTTATGGAAGAACAGAAGAATATTAAAAACATGGGGGGAACAATGCGGCTCGGGGCCTATCCCTGCGAACTTAAAAAAGGCACAAAGGCAGCACATATTTATGGCAAAGCAAGGATTAGTGAACGCCACAGACACCGTTACGAATTCAATAATAAGTATTTAAAACAGTTCGAAGAAGCTGGAATGGTCGCTTCTGGTATAAATCCAGATAATAATTTGGTGGAAATAATTGAATTAAAAAACCACCCGTTTTTTGTTGCCGGACAATTTCATCCAGAATTAAAATCAACAGTAGCTAATCCTCACCCACTTTTTGTTAACTTTGTTGCCGCTTCTTTAGCTAAAGCGGAGAAGAGGAAATAA
- the yidC gene encoding membrane protein insertase YidC, translating into MDRNTFTGLFLIMVILAGSVFLMKPSEEEIKKEQQLQDSIAQSKSSPAEENQSTIEDSLFAAQQGLEASTVDSAAISGPFGAAKVGNEEIIVLENDVIKANISTKGARVKSVEIKGEKDYLGNPLQLFSGDKNRFGLQFTTAGININTNDLYFLPENNSNITVAETDSASVTFRLNYAENRYIDYIYSIKGDSYQLGFTVVTKGMHEVVAPDQNQLILNWQAELPQKEKDLKDERNRSTAYFKEFDGDVDELSTTSDDDKELGKTDWVSFKQHYFSNVILAQDGFSGGSVRVITVDGGDIVKSFIANLKLDFNRQDINSYPMSFYFGPNKFSILKDHGHDLEKQINMGWGPMKWINRFITLPVFNLLEGFNWNYGLIILVLTVLLKLVLSPLTYKSYVSMAKMRVLKPEMDEIKAKVGEDNQTLLQQEYLKLYKQAGVNPMGGCIPMLLQMPFMIAFFFFFPNLFELRGESFLWMKDLSTYDSIASFPNIPILNINHISLMCILMTGATLVSTWYNNLVSGATGQMKYIGYFMPLIFFFVLNSYPAGLNYYYFLSTCLTFVIQVFIRQSINDEKIHGMIQANKKKPEASKKSSFQRRMEEYMRQQQSAKSKK; encoded by the coding sequence ATGGATAGAAATACCTTTACTGGCCTGTTTTTGATCATGGTAATCTTAGCAGGATCGGTATTTTTGATGAAACCCTCAGAAGAGGAAATAAAAAAAGAACAGCAACTACAGGATTCCATCGCTCAAAGTAAATCGTCGCCAGCAGAGGAAAACCAAAGTACTATCGAAGACAGTCTGTTTGCGGCACAGCAAGGACTGGAGGCCAGTACTGTTGATTCTGCAGCGATAAGCGGGCCTTTTGGAGCAGCTAAAGTAGGGAATGAAGAAATTATTGTACTGGAGAATGACGTTATCAAAGCGAATATCAGTACAAAAGGTGCAAGGGTTAAATCTGTTGAAATTAAAGGTGAAAAAGATTATTTAGGCAACCCACTGCAATTATTCAGCGGGGATAAAAATAGATTTGGCCTGCAATTTACTACGGCAGGTATCAATATCAATACCAACGACCTGTATTTTTTACCAGAAAATAATAGTAATATCACGGTAGCTGAGACCGACTCGGCTTCGGTTACTTTCCGTCTGAACTATGCCGAAAACAGGTATATTGATTATATCTATAGTATCAAGGGGGATAGCTACCAACTGGGTTTCACCGTTGTGACTAAAGGCATGCATGAAGTGGTAGCGCCTGATCAAAATCAGTTGATTTTAAATTGGCAGGCGGAGCTGCCCCAGAAAGAAAAAGACCTCAAAGATGAACGCAATCGCTCAACAGCTTACTTCAAAGAATTTGACGGAGACGTTGACGAGCTTAGTACCACCAGTGACGATGACAAAGAGTTGGGAAAAACAGATTGGGTTTCTTTTAAACAGCACTATTTTTCAAATGTCATTTTGGCACAGGATGGATTTAGTGGCGGTTCTGTAAGGGTGATAACGGTAGATGGTGGCGATATTGTTAAATCATTCATTGCTAACCTCAAGTTAGACTTTAACCGCCAGGACATTAACAGTTATCCCATGTCTTTTTACTTTGGTCCTAATAAATTCAGCATCCTGAAGGATCACGGCCATGACCTGGAAAAACAGATCAATATGGGTTGGGGCCCAATGAAATGGATTAACCGCTTTATAACTTTGCCCGTATTTAATCTGCTGGAAGGATTTAATTGGAACTACGGTCTGATCATTTTGGTGCTAACGGTATTGTTGAAACTAGTGCTTTCACCTCTTACCTACAAATCTTACGTTTCGATGGCTAAGATGCGTGTGCTTAAGCCTGAAATGGATGAAATAAAGGCTAAAGTTGGTGAAGATAATCAAACCTTGTTGCAGCAGGAATATCTTAAACTATATAAGCAGGCGGGTGTTAACCCAATGGGTGGCTGTATTCCGATGCTTCTGCAGATGCCTTTCATGATTGCCTTCTTTTTCTTCTTTCCAAACCTTTTTGAATTGCGGGGAGAAAGTTTTTTATGGATGAAAGATCTGTCAACTTACGATTCAATCGCTAGCTTCCCGAATATCCCAATTCTGAATATCAACCACATTAGCTTGATGTGTATATTGATGACCGGCGCAACTTTAGTGTCTACCTGGTATAACAATCTGGTGTCTGGTGCTACCGGACAAATGAAATATATTGGTTACTTTATGCCACTTATTTTCTTTTTCGTACTTAACAGTTACCCTGCCGGTTTAAATTACTACTATTTCCTTTCTACTTGTCTTACCTTCGTCATACAGGTATTCATCAGACAATCGATCAACGATGAAAAGATACACGGTATGATTCAGGCAAATAAAAAGAAACCTGAAGCAAGTAAAAAATCATCTTTTCAGCGTAGGATGGAAGAATATATGCGCCAGCAGCAATCTGCAAAAAGTAAGAAATAA
- a CDS encoding PAS domain-containing sensor histidine kinase, translated as MESAKLLEAIIHHAIDGIITIDNRGVVESINPAALTLFGYTAEEVIGNNISMLMPEPDHSRHDSYISNYLHTGKKHIIGIGREVRGKKKDGSTFPFRLAVSEVSYKDRKIFTGFIHDLSKQKEAEEQLLEYTQELENKVRERTKDLVKVISELEEAKEDVSLSLEKEKDLNQLKSRFVSMASHEFRTPLSSVQLSASLIERYLDKHDFENITKHTNKIKGSVQLLTNILNDFLSLERLEAGKVMAVAEQTNIVQLAEDITEEMQLLAKQNQHIVYQHTGSTGMFKLDPNLLKNSIINLISNAVKYSGENTFIEFNSEITENKCIITVRDNGIGIPKEEQKSLFEPFFRANNTGNIPGTGLGLNIVKRYVQLMNGEVNVISNQNEGTIFTLIFTHLKG; from the coding sequence ATGGAATCAGCCAAACTACTCGAAGCCATTATTCATCATGCTATTGATGGTATCATTACTATCGATAATCGTGGCGTCGTAGAATCTATCAACCCGGCGGCGCTTACCTTATTTGGTTATACCGCGGAAGAAGTTATTGGGAACAATATATCGATGTTGATGCCAGAACCCGACCACAGTAGGCATGATTCTTATATCAGCAATTATTTGCATACCGGGAAAAAACATATTATTGGTATTGGAAGAGAGGTGCGGGGTAAGAAAAAAGATGGCAGCACCTTCCCTTTTCGTTTAGCGGTGAGTGAAGTGAGTTATAAAGATCGAAAAATTTTCACCGGTTTTATACATGATCTTTCTAAACAGAAAGAAGCCGAAGAACAATTGTTGGAATATACACAGGAACTTGAAAATAAGGTTCGCGAACGAACGAAAGACCTTGTCAAAGTGATCAGCGAACTGGAAGAAGCAAAAGAAGACGTGAGCCTTTCATTGGAAAAGGAGAAAGATCTTAATCAATTAAAGTCGAGGTTTGTATCAATGGCATCCCATGAATTCCGGACGCCGCTGAGTTCGGTTCAGCTTTCTGCCTCACTAATAGAGCGCTATCTGGATAAACATGATTTTGAAAACATCACTAAACATACCAATAAAATAAAGGGATCAGTACAGTTACTGACGAATATTCTGAATGATTTTCTCTCACTGGAAAGGCTTGAAGCGGGAAAAGTGATGGCGGTTGCCGAACAAACCAATATTGTTCAGCTGGCGGAAGATATCACGGAAGAAATGCAATTGTTGGCTAAACAGAACCAGCATATTGTTTACCAACACACGGGTTCAACGGGAATGTTCAAGCTCGATCCGAATTTGCTGAAAAACAGCATCATCAATTTAATTTCTAATGCCGTCAAATATTCGGGCGAGAACACTTTTATTGAGTTCAATAGCGAAATTACTGAAAATAAATGCATTATAACAGTTAGGGATAATGGGATAGGTATACCGAAAGAAGAACAGAAAAGCTTATTTGAACCCTTTTTCCGTGCAAATAATACGGGAAATATTCCAGGAACTGGCCTGGGACTCAATATCGTGAAACGATACGTACAACTCATGAATGGTGAGGTAAACGTTATAAGTAATCAAAATGAAGGTACTATATTTACCTTGATTTTTACGCATTTGAAAGGTTAG
- a CDS encoding response regulator has product MKKVLIIEDNDDIRESTAEILAMAGYDVRSAAEGKSGVDIALQHRPDIILCDIMMPNLDGYGVLFLLGKHAETSNIPFIFLTAKAERADMRKAMEMGADDYLTKPFDDMELLNAIEIRLKKKEKNGIHTANQRLSAEEQKLLLNDLQLKGRNKLYKKKQGIYEEGDTPLFIYQVKSGKVRSYLFYHDGRELSTNIYTPGDYFGYEALLAHEKYSDNTQTIEDSELCLINKDSFFELLYQNPAVAQKFISLLSTNIRVKEEQLLRLAYHSVRKRVADALVVVAKKFTAEEKHDTCTIRISRDDLAAMAGTANETISRTLADFKDEKLLSKDGNAIIIHSIQKLSKIKQ; this is encoded by the coding sequence ATGAAGAAAGTATTGATCATAGAAGATAACGACGATATCAGAGAAAGTACAGCGGAAATATTGGCAATGGCTGGATACGATGTACGAAGTGCAGCAGAAGGCAAGTCTGGAGTGGATATCGCTCTGCAACATCGTCCTGATATTATTTTATGCGACATTATGATGCCTAACCTTGATGGTTACGGGGTGTTGTTTCTGCTGGGTAAACATGCCGAGACATCGAATATACCTTTTATCTTTCTTACCGCTAAGGCCGAGAGAGCTGATATGCGTAAAGCCATGGAAATGGGGGCCGACGATTACCTCACCAAACCCTTTGACGATATGGAGCTGCTCAATGCCATTGAAATACGTCTGAAGAAGAAAGAAAAAAATGGAATACATACAGCAAACCAGCGGCTAAGCGCAGAAGAACAAAAGCTCCTGCTCAATGATCTTCAGTTGAAAGGACGTAATAAGCTATATAAAAAGAAACAAGGTATATACGAAGAAGGTGATACCCCCTTGTTTATCTATCAGGTAAAAAGCGGAAAAGTGAGAAGTTACCTGTTTTACCACGATGGGCGCGAACTTTCAACAAACATATATACGCCAGGGGATTATTTTGGTTACGAAGCACTGTTGGCACACGAAAAGTACTCTGATAATACACAAACTATTGAAGATAGTGAGCTTTGTTTAATTAACAAGGATAGCTTTTTTGAACTCCTATATCAAAACCCTGCCGTGGCGCAAAAATTTATAAGCCTATTATCGACCAATATCCGTGTTAAAGAAGAACAATTGCTCCGACTGGCCTATCATTCGGTACGAAAACGTGTAGCTGACGCATTGGTAGTAGTAGCTAAGAAGTTTACGGCAGAAGAAAAGCACGATACTTGCACTATTCGTATTTCCAGAGACGATTTAGCGGCTATGGCGGGTACCGCAAACGAAACTATCAGTCGCACATTAGCTGATTTCAAAGATGAGAAACTGCTTTCCAAAGACGGTAATGCCATCATTATACACTCCATCCAAAAATTGAGTAAAATCAAGCAATAA
- a CDS encoding lactate dehydrogenase has product MKAIAYSINKNEKEFLVKSNAKTHDLTLISNDLNYSTLSYCSGKTVVIISEWDRLDERLLFLLKQIGIKHIITRSKTTAHIDLNAAATLGIKVANNHTDDQSAENTARQTIKNLNSWEAGKCVGKACCCQKICNGTSHGTE; this is encoded by the coding sequence ATGAAAGCAATTGCTTATAGTATAAATAAAAATGAGAAAGAATTCCTTGTCAAGTCAAATGCTAAAACACATGACTTAACACTGATATCCAATGATTTAAACTACTCAACCCTATCTTATTGTTCAGGTAAAACTGTCGTAATCATTTCGGAATGGGATAGGCTCGATGAGCGTTTGTTGTTTTTACTTAAACAGATCGGTATAAAACATATTATCACGAGATCTAAAACAACCGCGCACATAGACCTTAATGCTGCCGCTACACTGGGCATCAAAGTAGCTAATAACCATACTGATGATCAGTCGGCAGAAAATACGGCCAGGCAAACGATCAAGAACTTAAACTCGTGGGAGGCTGGTAAATGTGTGGGTAAGGCCTGTTGCTGCCAAAAAATATGTAATGGTACTTCTCACGGCACTGAATAA
- the hemN gene encoding oxygen-independent coproporphyrinogen III oxidase: MNNPSHLDLLLKYNVAAPRYTSYPTVPHWDKDQWSEEIWLDKFAQAAQKSKSDGISLYIHLPFCESLCTYCGCNTRITRNHGVEQPYVEAVLKEWQYYKSYFEYKPRIHDIHLGGGTPTFFSPENLARLLSAILEDTETLAGAEFSFEAHPANTSSDHLETLYDLGFRRLSLGIQDFDPKVQKIINRQQNPADVIRVIQQAHKLGYTSINFDLIYGLPLQTLQGIKETINLALAMRPDRIAYYSYAHVPWLKPGQRMFTESDLPTEQEKFGFYITGKEMIKNAGYRDIGMDHFALPGDKLSIAASAGKLNRNFMGYTDIKTSLLVGLGVSAISDTGDAFAQNIKNVEDYKQYIDDGKLPLLKGHVHSNTDLMVKEQIHSMMCERKLNIMNTVLSLPTLKRIQPLVTDGLLSLENDDLVVTPIGKSFLRNICMAFDERLDMLGGNSDKQTFSKAI; the protein is encoded by the coding sequence ATGAATAATCCTTCGCACTTAGATTTATTATTAAAGTATAATGTGGCTGCTCCACGTTACACGAGCTACCCCACAGTACCTCATTGGGATAAGGATCAATGGAGTGAAGAAATCTGGTTAGACAAATTTGCGCAAGCAGCACAAAAAAGTAAAAGTGATGGCATTAGTTTGTACATACACCTCCCCTTTTGCGAAAGTTTATGTACGTACTGCGGTTGCAATACCCGGATTACCAGAAATCATGGAGTAGAACAGCCATATGTTGAGGCTGTATTAAAAGAATGGCAGTATTATAAATCTTATTTTGAATATAAACCACGTATTCACGACATCCATTTGGGTGGAGGAACGCCTACTTTTTTCAGTCCGGAAAACTTAGCTCGACTTCTATCAGCAATTTTGGAAGACACGGAAACCTTAGCTGGAGCTGAGTTTTCATTTGAGGCACATCCCGCCAATACAAGCAGCGATCATTTGGAAACACTTTATGATCTGGGATTTAGACGCTTGAGTTTGGGGATTCAAGATTTTGATCCCAAAGTGCAAAAGATCATCAATAGGCAGCAAAACCCCGCGGATGTCATCCGGGTAATACAACAGGCCCATAAATTAGGTTACACCTCAATAAACTTTGATCTTATTTACGGCCTGCCTTTACAAACATTACAGGGTATCAAAGAAACCATCAACCTAGCCTTAGCAATGCGGCCAGACCGCATTGCTTATTACAGCTACGCACACGTGCCCTGGTTAAAGCCTGGACAGCGTATGTTTACCGAAAGCGATTTACCCACCGAACAGGAGAAATTCGGTTTTTATATTACCGGTAAAGAAATGATAAAAAATGCCGGTTACCGGGATATCGGTATGGATCATTTCGCTTTGCCCGGCGATAAACTTTCGATTGCGGCATCTGCTGGAAAATTGAACCGTAACTTTATGGGATATACCGATATAAAAACATCCCTACTTGTGGGCTTAGGGGTTTCTGCTATTAGTGATACCGGAGATGCTTTTGCCCAGAACATAAAAAATGTTGAGGATTATAAACAATATATCGATGATGGTAAACTCCCCTTGCTGAAGGGCCATGTGCATAGTAATACAGATCTAATGGTAAAAGAACAAATACATTCCATGATGTGCGAGAGGAAACTCAATATTATGAATACTGTTTTGTCGTTACCTACCCTGAAGCGCATACAACCACTTGTAACAGACGGCCTGCTATCACTGGAAAACGATGACCTAGTGGTTACACCTATCGGTAAATCATTCTTACGGAATATCTGTATGGCATTTGATGAAAGGCTGGATATGTTGGGAGGTAACAGTGATAAACAAACATTTAGTAAAGCAATTTAA